The following are encoded together in the Actinoplanes sp. N902-109 genome:
- a CDS encoding SgcJ/EcaC family oxidoreductase, with translation MSTTTPAPVVAEGKGLDAYYGQFTSDREKAVLGVPLRLVQAWARNDADGVAGVFTEDAAMILPGDVYKKGRDEIRAFMAAAYAGPFKGTGVTGSPVDLRFVTDDVALIRTHGGILAPGQTEIEPELAVRSTWVCVRRDGQWQLAGYQNSPRGAGATLRW, from the coding sequence ATGTCCACGACCACCCCCGCGCCCGTCGTCGCCGAGGGCAAGGGCCTCGACGCCTACTACGGGCAGTTCACCAGCGACCGCGAGAAGGCCGTGCTCGGCGTGCCGTTGCGGCTGGTGCAGGCCTGGGCCCGCAACGACGCCGACGGCGTCGCCGGGGTCTTCACCGAGGACGCCGCGATGATCCTGCCCGGCGACGTCTACAAGAAGGGCCGCGACGAGATCCGCGCGTTCATGGCCGCCGCCTACGCCGGCCCGTTCAAGGGCACCGGCGTCACCGGCAGCCCGGTCGACCTGCGTTTCGTCACCGACGACGTGGCCCTGATCCGTACCCACGGCGGCATCCTGGCGCCCGGGCAGACCGAGATCGAGCCCGAGCTGGCGGTGCGCTCCACCTGGGTCTGCGTGCGCCGCGACGGGCAGTGGCAGCTGGCGGGCTACCAGAACAGCCCGCGTGGTGCCGGTGCGACGCTGCGCTGGTGA
- a CDS encoding SgcJ/EcaC family oxidoreductase, with the protein MNDAAALVSSAKKWASYYGEHANGRAGAVLTAPLRVRAAWDAGDADALAAMFLDNGSMLLGDRQLTSRAEIRDYLAEAFAGGYRGSRLVETVRDITELTGTVAVAVGESAIVPAGQDEPAADAAQRTMWVVVQHDGDWRVASWQSSPVTG; encoded by the coding sequence GTGAACGACGCCGCCGCGCTCGTCTCGAGCGCCAAGAAATGGGCCAGCTACTACGGCGAGCACGCCAACGGCCGGGCCGGTGCGGTGCTGACCGCCCCGCTGCGGGTGCGCGCCGCCTGGGACGCCGGGGACGCCGACGCGCTCGCCGCGATGTTCCTGGACAACGGCAGCATGCTGCTCGGTGACCGGCAGCTGACCAGCCGGGCGGAGATCCGCGACTATCTCGCCGAGGCGTTCGCCGGCGGCTACCGCGGCTCGCGCCTGGTCGAGACCGTCCGCGACATCACCGAGCTGACCGGCACCGTCGCCGTCGCGGTCGGCGAGAGCGCGATCGTGCCCGCCGGGCAGGACGAACCGGCCGCCGACGCGGCGCAGCGCACCATGTGGGTCGTCGTGCAGCACGACGGCGACTGGCGGGTCGCGTCCTGGCAGAGCAGCCCGGTGACCGGATGA